A genomic window from Luteolibacter sp. LG18 includes:
- a CDS encoding acyltransferase, translating to MMGGKELLEIAHMAGQEKVQKMEGGLAISPQEVSSKDELEEQNDSPRFGWVDGFDYLRVFFMISVILNHCNFVTDLAARSSSGPNLWDFFHLHVQSCAVPVFVLVSMLLFVRKPPSWDRLTERLRKLGYLYVFWVGAWMLYTRAFPILEVGSIVEFLLRGGGWVFYFIASLILCSPLAWFASRLPLWGQWVGFFTAMGVIAGTFAYLAPDHLWTVRQYYWLPTCFMMMPFAAVLITPHSKQLSASRELRFKWIAGMMVIAILFAVIEWHFAAPLSTVGRLRSWLPKHARLSIQFGAIAFVFVGFGIRRHPHGLISFLARNSLGIYCMHPFVLGGFIKAAQKLVSPHVAWLAMPVATATVVFCCGMASEFLRRAFRHRLV from the coding sequence ATGATGGGTGGAAAAGAACTGCTGGAAATCGCTCATATGGCGGGTCAGGAGAAAGTCCAAAAAATGGAAGGGGGGCTCGCAATCAGCCCACAAGAGGTTTCCAGCAAGGACGAGCTGGAGGAGCAGAATGACTCACCGCGCTTCGGATGGGTGGACGGGTTTGACTACCTCCGCGTGTTTTTCATGATATCGGTGATTCTCAATCACTGTAATTTCGTCACCGATCTAGCCGCAAGGAGCAGCAGCGGGCCCAATCTGTGGGACTTTTTTCATCTGCATGTTCAATCATGCGCAGTGCCGGTGTTCGTGTTGGTGTCGATGCTGTTGTTTGTCAGAAAGCCTCCCTCGTGGGATCGCTTGACTGAAAGGCTGCGAAAATTGGGCTATCTTTATGTATTCTGGGTAGGCGCCTGGATGCTCTATACAAGGGCTTTTCCTATTCTCGAAGTCGGTTCCATAGTGGAATTTCTTTTGCGCGGGGGGGGCTGGGTGTTCTATTTCATCGCAAGCCTGATCCTTTGCTCGCCCTTGGCATGGTTCGCGTCCAGGCTACCTCTTTGGGGACAATGGGTCGGCTTCTTTACTGCAATGGGCGTGATTGCGGGAACCTTCGCCTATCTCGCTCCGGACCACCTCTGGACCGTTCGGCAGTACTATTGGCTCCCCACGTGCTTTATGATGATGCCTTTTGCGGCAGTGCTGATTACGCCCCATTCCAAGCAATTGAGCGCGAGTCGGGAATTGCGGTTCAAATGGATTGCCGGAATGATGGTCATCGCGATTCTGTTTGCGGTGATCGAGTGGCACTTCGCTGCGCCCCTAAGTACGGTCGGCAGACTTCGGAGTTGGTTGCCCAAGCATGCCCGTTTGTCTATTCAGTTCGGTGCCATCGCATTCGTATTTGTCGGCTTCGGCATCCGAAGGCACCCACATGGATTGATCTCGTTTCTTGCTAGGAATTCCCTCGGCATCTATTGCATGCACCCTTTTGTGCTGGGCGGGTTCATCAAGGCGGCTCAAAAACTTGTATCGCCCCATGTCGCGTGGTTGGCGATGCCTGTTGCCACGGCTACGGTCGTATTTTGCTGCGGGATGGCTTCTGAATTCCTGCGCAGGGCATTCCGGCATCGGTTGGTCTGA